AGATGTACTCCGCCGCCGGGATGCCGTAGGTGCGGCTGTAGCCCAGATCCCCCCGCACAGCCCGGGAGAGCCACTTGAAGTAGCGGATGTGGAGGGGCTGGTCCAGGCCGTAGGCCCTCTTCAGGGCCTCAAACTGCTCCGCCGTCATCCGGGGGTTCTGCCGCTTGAGCTCCTCCAAAGGGTCCCCCGGCTGGAGGGCGAGGAGGGCGTAGATGACCACCGAGGCCGCCAGCAAAAGGGGAACCATCTGCAAAAGCCGCCGAAGGGTGTAGGCAAACACGTCTACCTCCTGTTTTCCGCCTCAAAAAGCCCGCTGGGGTCTACCCCAGCGGGCTTTACTATACCACCTGGCCTACCTGATGGAAAGCGCGTACTTGGCCTGGTCCCACTTCTTCACGGCGCCCCGGCTCTCCCAGCCGATCTCCCAGGCGTTCCACCCGGGGTAGCCGAAGCCGCCCGCGTAGGCGCTGGCCACGTAGTTCACGAGGCCCTTGCGCACCACGTAGGGGTTGGAGCGGAAGTAGAGGGGCAGGGCGGGAAGCTCCCGGGCCCAGATCTCCTGCGCCTGGAAGAAGAGCTGCTTCCGCCTCGCCTCGTCAAACTCCAAGGCGCCCTGGCTGGTGAGCCGGTCAAACTCGTCGTTCCGCCAGCCGCCGATGTTCTGGCCCTGGTAGTTGTTCTCCTTGGTGGGGACGAAGATGGCCCCGGTGTTCAGGTTCTTGTACTGGAAGAGGGAGCCGTTCTCGGCCAGGTTGGAGACCCAGGCGAACTCAAACATCCCGGTCCACTTGCACTCGGAGGCCCGCTGGATGAAGTCGTCGGCGAAGACCACGGCGGAGGGGGCGTTGTTGATCCTGATGGCGATGCCCACCTGCTTCAGGTTCTCGCCGAAGAACTGCTGGGTGCGCTCGCGGACGACGTTGCCCGCGGTGGTGACGAACTCGATCTCAAAGCGGACCGTGCGGCCGTCCACCTGGCGCTGGAGGATGCCGTCCGGGCCCTTCCTCCAGCCCATCTGGGCCAGGAGCTCCTCCGCCTTCTTGGGGTCGTAGGGGTACTTCTGGACGTTGGGGTTGTGGAGGGGGTTGACGGGGGCGATCCAGGTGTGGGCCACGGGCTGGAGGCCGTCAAAGAAGGCCCTGACCAGCCCCTCGCGGTTCATGGCGTAGAGGAGGGCCTGCCGGGTCCGCACATCGTTCAGGCCCAGGTCCCTAACCGCCTGGCAGTTTTCAAACTTGTTGATGTCAATGTGTTCCCAGATGGCGCCGGGGACGAACCAGATGTCAAACCGGCCGGGGGCGCGGGAGGTGAGCTGGCGGCTCCGGGCCTGGTCAAAGGTCAGGGAGACGCTGGAGGTGGCGTCAATGCTCCCGCCGATCACCGCCACCAGGAGGGAGTTGGTGTTCTGGATGAAGCGGTAGGTGACCTTCTGGACGTACTTGTCCGCCCCGCCCTGGGGAACGATGTGGAAGTTGGGGTTGCGGACCATCTCAATGGAGTTGCCCGGCACCCACCGGCTGAGCTTGAAGGGCCCGGAGTAGACCATGGCCCCCCGGTTCAGGGCCTGGGGGGTGGAGAACCTGAGGAAAAAGTTGCGGTAGAGCTCGTTGAGCCTCTCCGCGTCCTTGTCGGGGTCCAGGTTCCGGGCCGCCGCCTTCACCCTCTCCCACTCGGGGCCCATGATGTGCTTGGGGGCGTAGCCGATGGGGGAGCCGTAGGTGTCGTAGTAGTAGGCGGGCTCAAAGGTGACGGTGAAGTTGTACCTGTCCCTTACCCTGAGCCCCACCCGCTCCCAGTAGTCGGGGTTGAGGACCGGCATGCCCTTGGCCTTCCCCACCTCGTAGTAGAAGGCGATGTCGTCGGTGGTGATGGGCTGGCCGTCGGACCACTTGAGGTCCTGGCGGAGGGTGAGGTCCATCTCAATCCGCTTCTTGCCCCCGCCGATGTCGGTCACCCGGAGGCGCCTGTTCTGCAGGGTGGGCACCTCCGTGACCATGACCGCCTGGTTCTCCGTGTCCGCGTTCAGGACGATCAGGGGAGTAAAGAGGTAGTTCTCAATCTCCGACTTGATGGCCTGGTTGGAGATGACGCTCAGGAAGTCCCCCGCCAGGACCCGGGGCTCCTGGGAGGCCCCGATGACCAGGCTGTTGTCCTGGGGGCCGGCCAGGGCCAGCCCCAGGGCCGTTACACCGAGTACAGCCAGCTTGCCTATTCTCATACCGCCTCCTTTCGTGCGTGGCATTTCGTTCGCCGAGTCCATTATATGCCCCTGGGGGTGAGCGTCAAGCCGGGCGGGGCTCAAGGGGGATTTAAAAAAGGGGGGCAAGCCCCCCTTTTGAGGCCGGGCCTCTCAGCAGCAGGAGCCCCCAGACGCCTCCTGGTCCTTGGTGCGGAAGGAGTGGCCGCAGCCGCAGGTGCTGGCGGCGTTGGGGTTGTGGACGGTGAACCCCCCGCCCATGAGGTTTTCCACCCAGTCTATCTCCGAGCCCGCCAGGTAGGGCAAGGACATGGGGTCCACCACCAGCCGCACCCCGTGCATCTCCACGAAGGTGTCCCCCTCCAGCTCGCGCTCGTCCACCGCCATCCCGTACTGGTAACCGCTGCAGCCGCCGGACTTGATGTAGACCCGGATGGCCGCGTGGCTCTTGCCGTAGCGCTCGAGGATCTCCCGGGCCTTCTCGGCCGCCAAGGGGGTGATGGAGATGACCTTTTCCTGGACCATGCCGCCTCCTACCCCGGAGGATAGCACACTCAGGGGTGCGAAAGGTGAGGAAGGGCATAATACCACCCCATCCAGGCCCCGCGCCAGGATGGGGGCCCCGGTAGACCAAGCCTCCCAGCGGGGCCGCGTATGCGAAGGAGGCGGCAGAAAAGGGCATAATGAGGGGCATGGACCTCGAGCGCGTGCAAAGGACCCTGGCCCAGGAGGGCCTGGACGGCTGGCTCCTGTACTCCTTCGGCCCCTCCAACCCCCTGGCCCTGGAGGTGCTGGGCCTGAGGGGCCACCTGACCCGGCGCTTCGCCTACTTCATCCCGAAGGAGGGAAGGCCCACCCTCCTCTGCCACGCCATAGAGGAAAGCCTCTTCCCGCCTTTGGAGGGAGAGCGGAGGACCTACGCCCGCTGGGAGGAGTTCGTCCAGGGCCTCCAGGACCTCCTGGAGGGAAGCCACCGGGTGGCCCTGGAGTACGTGGCTGGGGGGCAGATCCCCTACCTTTCCCGGGTGGACGGGGGCAGCCTGGACCTCCTCCGGGGGATGGGCCTCGAGGTGGTCTCCTCCTGGCCCCTGCTCCTCCTCTTCCAGGTCTGGGACGAGGCCACCTTGGCCCTGCACAAGGAGGCGGCGCGGGGCCTGGAGCGGGCCACGGACCGGGCCTTGGCCCTTTTGCGGGAGGGCGGGGTGAGCGAAAAGGAGGTGCAGGAGGCCCTGGTGGAGGCCCTG
This genomic stretch from Thermus filiformis harbors:
- the erpA gene encoding iron-sulfur cluster insertion protein ErpA: MVQEKVISITPLAAEKAREILERYGKSHAAIRVYIKSGGCSGYQYGMAVDERELEGDTFVEMHGVRLVVDPMSLPYLAGSEIDWVENLMGGGFTVHNPNAASTCGCGHSFRTKDQEASGGSCC
- a CDS encoding peptide ABC transporter substrate-binding protein yields the protein MRIGKLAVLGVTALGLALAGPQDNSLVIGASQEPRVLAGDFLSVISNQAIKSEIENYLFTPLIVLNADTENQAVMVTEVPTLQNRRLRVTDIGGGKKRIEMDLTLRQDLKWSDGQPITTDDIAFYYEVGKAKGMPVLNPDYWERVGLRVRDRYNFTVTFEPAYYYDTYGSPIGYAPKHIMGPEWERVKAAARNLDPDKDAERLNELYRNFFLRFSTPQALNRGAMVYSGPFKLSRWVPGNSIEMVRNPNFHIVPQGGADKYVQKVTYRFIQNTNSLLVAVIGGSIDATSSVSLTFDQARSRQLTSRAPGRFDIWFVPGAIWEHIDINKFENCQAVRDLGLNDVRTRQALLYAMNREGLVRAFFDGLQPVAHTWIAPVNPLHNPNVQKYPYDPKKAEELLAQMGWRKGPDGILQRQVDGRTVRFEIEFVTTAGNVVRERTQQFFGENLKQVGIAIRINNAPSAVVFADDFIQRASECKWTGMFEFAWVSNLAENGSLFQYKNLNTGAIFVPTKENNYQGQNIGGWRNDEFDRLTSQGALEFDEARRKQLFFQAQEIWARELPALPLYFRSNPYVVRKGLVNYVASAYAGGFGYPGWNAWEIGWESRGAVKKWDQAKYALSIR